CCCACGGCGTTACGGGCAGCTATGTCGTTCAGCTTCTCAAGCAGTGCGACCGGAGTCATGCTCTTCCCATTTACGGAAACGGGCACACCATGCGCGAATCCGATCTCCACCAGTTCTGCCTTGTCAGGCGCCGCCTGCGGAGCATTTGTCCACTGCCATGTCGTCTCAAGTGGTGCATTGGCTGGATCTTCGAGTTCGCCGCCTTCATGACTGATGTGCAGCAGGTTGCGATCGCGGCTATGGATCTTCTCGCGACTGGCGGCTACCGGGATTCCGCGGCTTTCGGCATACGCGAGACAGTCTTCACGCGACTTCAGGTTCCATTCACGCCACGGAGCGATGACCTTTAGCTGCGGGGCGAGCGCCTGGTATGCATGCTCAAAGCGTACTTGGTCATTGCCCTTGCCAGTACAGCCATGCGCAACCGCGGTCGCCTTTTCTTGGAGCGCAACTTCCACCTGGTGCTTAGCAATCACTGGTCGGGCGAGCGACGTACCCAGCAGGTACTTGTGCTCATACACCGCGCCGGCCGCGATCGCCGCAAAGACATACTCGGTGAGGAACTCCTCACGCATATCGCGCACGACAACTTTCGAGGCGCCAGTCTTGTACGCCTTGACGACCACTGAATCTAAATCTTCGCCCTGTCCTACATCTGCCACCATGGCGATCACGTCGCAGGAGTAGTTCTCCTTGAGCCAGGGAATGATGATGGAAGTGTCGAGTCCTCCGGAATAAGCGAGTACAACTTTCTCAGGCATGAATTCTCCTTGGTTTCTTCTGGCCCGCAGAAATGCGCGGCGCGTTTCCGCCGAGCAGCATCAGCATGATGGCTTTTTGTACATGCAGCCGGTTCTCGGCCTGGTCGAAGACTACGGAACGAGGTGAATCGATCACCGCATCGGTAACTTCTTCTCCGCGATGCGCGGGCAAGCAATGCATGAAGATCGCGTGCGGAGCGGCTTGGGCGAAGAGCTTGTCGTTCACCTGATAGCCGCCGAATATCTGTTTGCGGGACGCCGCCTCGTTTTCCTGGCCCATGCTCGCCCACACGTCCGTGTAGATCACGTCGGCACCATTCGCCGCTTTCTGCACATCGGTGAGAACCTGGACGGTCGCCCCGGTTGTGGCCGCAATTTTCTTCGACTGCTTTATGATTTCCAGCTTTGGACCGTAGCCCTCGGGAGTAGCCACTCTGATCGTGCTTCCCAGGCATGCTGCAGCCAGCATCAACGAGTGCGCCACATTATTACCGTCACCTACGTAAGCGAGGGTTACGTTGCGCAGGTCGCCGAAATTTTCCTGAAGCGTCAGGTAGTCAGCCAGCGCCTGGCAGGGATGTTCGAGCTCGCTGAGCGCATTGATCACAGGAATGCTCGCGTGCTCCGCCATTCCCGTTACTGTCGCGTGAGCGAAGGTGCGCAGTACTACGCCAT
The sequence above is drawn from the Acidobacteriota bacterium genome and encodes:
- the argF gene encoding ornithine carbamoyltransferase; translated protein: MPQMQSWCEDLISINDLGPSGISSVLDLAALLKARPVDFRGALAGKQLVMFFEKPSLRTRLTFEAGITSMGGHAFFVDQTASRIDAREKLSDIAHNLERWVDGVVLRTFAHATVTGMAEHASIPVINALSELEHPCQALADYLTLQENFGDLRNVTLAYVGDGNNVAHSLMLAAACLGSTIRVATPEGYGPKLEIIKQSKKIAATTGATVQVLTDVQKAANGADVIYTDVWASMGQENEAASRKQIFGGYQVNDKLFAQAAPHAIFMHCLPAHRGEEVTDAVIDSPRSVVFDQAENRLHVQKAIMLMLLGGNAPRISAGQKKPRRIHA
- a CDS encoding argininosuccinate synthase, whose protein sequence is MPEKVVLAYSGGLDTSIIIPWLKENYSCDVIAMVADVGQGEDLDSVVVKAYKTGASKVVVRDMREEFLTEYVFAAIAAGAVYEHKYLLGTSLARPVIAKHQVEVALQEKATAVAHGCTGKGNDQVRFEHAYQALAPQLKVIAPWREWNLKSREDCLAYAESRGIPVAASREKIHSRDRNLLHISHEGGELEDPANAPLETTWQWTNAPQAAPDKAELVEIGFAHGVPVSVNGKSMTPVALLEKLNDIAARNAVGRVDLVENRFVGIKSRGCYETPGGTLLLTAHRELEALCLDRDLMHFKQHLALKYAELVYFGLWFTPLRESLDAFVSSTQKEVTGTVGLSLYKGNVSVTARTSEYSLYRTDLSSFTMGESYDQKDAAGFIRILGLPARSRAILRKATPEEEAVSA